One window of Chloroflexus aggregans DSM 9485 genomic DNA carries:
- a CDS encoding M20 family metallopeptidase — protein sequence MVMERFAAYIAEHQARLRAELAEIVRLPSVSAQNRGITETATFVEQRLRRLGAETRLLSADGGNPLVYATIGNGSRTLLIYDHYDVQPAEPLELWHTPPFDLTERDGKLYGRGVADNKGNLMLRIQAVEAWLATEGALPIRIVFVVEGEEEVSSKTLPAVCRTYADLLRADGCLWETGGVDLSERPVVTCGAKGIQYVELVARGASYDLHSSYATFVPNPAWRLTWALNTLKGPDGRIRIPGFYDRVRPPSAADLAALATIPAGDDEALLADFGLTAFLDNVRGTERLRRHLFEPTCTICGLVSGYTGEGSKTVLPSEARAKIDFRLVPDMDPAEVLQQLRRHLDAEGFNDIEIIDLGGEHPARSPLDATIVQAAVASARDVYGCEPILYPTMAGTGPMYPLCTALGTPVASGAGCGYHGSRVHSPNENIRLADYERAMRWMGSLIKHFAS from the coding sequence GCGACATTTGTTGAGCAACGCTTGCGCCGCCTTGGCGCCGAAACCCGCTTGCTCAGCGCTGATGGTGGTAATCCGCTGGTCTACGCGACGATTGGCAATGGGTCACGCACATTGTTGATCTACGACCATTACGATGTGCAGCCTGCCGAGCCACTCGAACTATGGCACACACCACCGTTTGATCTGACCGAGCGTGACGGGAAACTGTACGGGCGCGGGGTAGCCGACAACAAAGGGAATTTGATGCTGCGTATTCAAGCGGTTGAGGCGTGGCTGGCGACCGAAGGGGCTTTACCGATCCGGATCGTTTTTGTGGTCGAGGGTGAAGAAGAGGTTAGCTCGAAGACGTTGCCGGCGGTTTGTCGCACGTATGCCGATCTGCTCCGGGCCGATGGCTGCTTGTGGGAGACGGGTGGGGTCGATCTGAGCGAACGCCCGGTTGTCACCTGCGGGGCGAAGGGAATCCAGTACGTGGAGTTGGTGGCACGAGGCGCGAGCTACGATTTGCATTCTTCGTATGCGACCTTTGTCCCGAATCCGGCATGGCGTTTGACGTGGGCCTTGAATACCCTCAAAGGGCCTGATGGCCGGATCCGCATCCCCGGCTTCTACGACCGGGTACGACCGCCGTCGGCTGCCGATCTGGCGGCGCTCGCAACTATTCCGGCCGGTGATGATGAGGCGTTATTAGCCGATTTTGGCCTTACAGCGTTCCTGGATAATGTGCGTGGGACCGAACGCCTGCGCCGGCACCTATTTGAACCAACCTGCACGATCTGTGGTTTGGTTAGTGGGTATACCGGTGAAGGTAGCAAGACGGTCTTGCCGAGCGAAGCACGGGCCAAGATTGATTTTCGTCTCGTACCCGATATGGACCCGGCCGAGGTATTGCAACAGTTACGCCGTCATCTCGACGCGGAAGGCTTCAATGACATCGAAATTATTGATTTAGGTGGTGAACATCCGGCGCGGAGTCCACTCGATGCAACGATTGTCCAGGCGGCGGTGGCGTCGGCGCGTGACGTGTATGGTTGTGAACCGATCCTCTACCCAACGATGGCCGGTACCGGTCCGATGTACCCGCTCTGTACGGCGTTGGGGACACCGGTGGCGAGCGGAGCCGGTTGTGGTTATCACGGTTCGCGGGTGCATTCGCCAAACGAGAATATCCGGTTGGCCGACTATGAGCGAGCAATGCGCTGGATGGGAAGTTTAATCAAGCATTTTGCGAGCTGA
- a CDS encoding heavy metal translocating P-type ATPase, which produces MMHNQQFTIKGMDCPDCARTVERGVARLAGVKTCHLNFTTEQLHVTGDVDPETVIARVRELGYEAQPTTSAVSEAPPSFLRFMLSIRETKRALIGFLLVLPGIVLHEILGWEAWWIDALALGGLALVGPSIAHHAWRVLRTNRELSIDALMTIAAIGAIVIGAYVEAGLVMVLYAIGEALEGYTANHARHTIRSLLELTPPTATLITPDGEQVTAVENLHPGDRIIVRPGERVPVDGTITAGSSFVNQAPITGESRLVERSVGDEVFAGTMNGEGSIEVIVTRPAAESTVARMIHLVQEAQERRAPIQRFVDRFARIYTPLVVLLAAIVALVPPLFFGQPFWNPDPNTFGWFYRGLALLVVACPCALVISTPVSIVSALSTAARHGVLIKGGAYLEALARVQTIAIDKTGTLTTGKPAVVTLRTVGCIKPEAPLGHCTACNELLALAGAVERRSEHPLAYAIVNAANTCGLTLPSAAEVRTLVGQGVRGIVNGTEVFIGSHRTFDQVMTHDEWHCLAAHRDSQLGRTPVMVGVDGQYRGTITVADTIRAESRSAIARLRDQGLRIVMLTGDETATAERIAAELGVDDVRAGLLPADKAQTVQALRQTNGVVAMVGDGINDAPALATADVGIAISARAGGTTQAMETADITLLSGDLHQLPFAIALSRQTLRTIATNVAFSIGIKLFFIGLVLAGLGTMWMAVLADVGASLLVTLNGMRLLRFRAKLPVAYDQAA; this is translated from the coding sequence ATGATGCACAACCAGCAGTTTACGATTAAAGGAATGGATTGTCCCGATTGCGCGCGCACCGTCGAACGTGGGGTAGCCCGGCTCGCAGGAGTGAAGACGTGTCATTTGAACTTCACTACTGAGCAGTTGCACGTCACCGGTGATGTTGACCCTGAAACAGTTATTGCTCGTGTGCGTGAATTAGGGTATGAAGCCCAGCCGACGACATCCGCCGTGAGCGAGGCACCACCCTCATTCTTACGTTTTATGTTGAGTATTCGCGAGACAAAACGGGCACTCATCGGATTCCTCCTCGTCTTACCGGGGATCGTGTTGCACGAGATACTCGGTTGGGAAGCGTGGTGGATTGACGCCCTCGCATTAGGTGGCTTGGCCCTCGTCGGGCCGTCAATTGCCCACCATGCATGGCGCGTGTTACGGACCAATCGGGAGTTGAGTATTGACGCCCTCATGACAATCGCGGCTATCGGTGCGATCGTCATCGGTGCGTATGTCGAAGCCGGCTTGGTGATGGTTCTCTATGCGATTGGCGAAGCGTTAGAGGGATACACAGCCAACCACGCCCGTCATACCATCCGCAGCCTGCTTGAGCTAACACCACCGACCGCTACGCTCATCACCCCTGACGGTGAACAGGTAACCGCCGTGGAGAACCTACACCCCGGCGACCGCATCATCGTCCGGCCTGGTGAGCGGGTCCCGGTTGATGGCACAATTACCGCCGGGAGTTCGTTCGTCAATCAGGCACCGATTACCGGTGAAAGCCGCCTCGTCGAGCGGAGTGTCGGTGATGAAGTCTTTGCCGGAACGATGAACGGCGAGGGAAGCATCGAAGTGATTGTAACGCGACCCGCTGCCGAGAGTACCGTAGCGCGCATGATCCATCTGGTGCAAGAAGCCCAAGAACGACGAGCACCGATTCAACGGTTCGTTGACCGCTTTGCCCGTATCTACACGCCATTGGTCGTTCTGCTTGCTGCCATTGTCGCGCTTGTGCCACCACTCTTCTTCGGCCAACCGTTCTGGAATCCAGACCCCAACACGTTTGGGTGGTTCTACCGTGGCTTAGCCTTACTCGTCGTCGCTTGCCCGTGCGCTTTAGTTATCAGTACGCCGGTGAGTATTGTCAGTGCCCTAAGCACCGCTGCCCGCCACGGTGTTTTAATCAAAGGCGGTGCATATCTCGAAGCGTTGGCGCGCGTACAGACGATTGCCATCGATAAGACCGGCACCCTCACGACCGGCAAACCGGCAGTCGTGACATTGCGCACAGTTGGCTGCATCAAACCTGAGGCACCGCTCGGTCACTGTACGGCGTGTAATGAATTGTTAGCATTGGCCGGAGCGGTCGAGCGCCGTTCAGAACACCCGCTGGCATATGCGATTGTCAATGCAGCCAACACGTGCGGCCTAACCTTGCCATCAGCGGCAGAGGTGCGCACCTTGGTTGGGCAGGGTGTCCGTGGGATAGTGAACGGTACTGAAGTATTTATCGGCAGTCATCGCACGTTTGATCAAGTAATGACGCACGATGAATGGCACTGCCTTGCCGCACACCGCGATAGTCAGCTAGGCCGCACGCCGGTAATGGTCGGGGTCGACGGTCAATACCGTGGGACCATTACGGTAGCCGACACCATACGTGCGGAGAGTCGGAGTGCAATTGCCCGCCTCCGCGATCAGGGGCTGCGCATCGTGATGTTGACCGGTGATGAGACGGCCACTGCCGAGCGTATCGCTGCCGAATTGGGCGTCGATGACGTGCGGGCCGGTTTGTTACCGGCCGACAAAGCCCAAACCGTGCAAGCATTGCGCCAAACGAACGGTGTGGTGGCAATGGTGGGCGATGGGATCAATGATGCACCGGCATTGGCTACAGCCGATGTTGGCATTGCCATCAGTGCGAGAGCCGGTGGGACAACGCAGGCAATGGAAACCGCCGACATAACCCTATTAAGCGGTGATCTGCATCAGTTGCCGTTTGCCATCGCGCTCAGCCGCCAAACTCTACGCACCATCGCCACAAATGTCGCGTTTAGCATTGGGATCAAGCTTTTCTTCATCGGGCTGGTGCTCGCCGGCCTCGGTACAATGTGGATGGCGGTCCTTGCCGATGTCGGTGCCTCGCTGCTCGTAACCCTAAACGGCATGCGCTTGTTGCGTTTTCGGGCAAAATTACCGGTGGCATACGATCAAGCGGCGTGA
- a CDS encoding ATP-binding protein — MYQHLDQLVDQAERIGVIGSPSSTSELALDILAGAIHKKLIGELAIFRYMQDGIPHYALGQITEIKLRNVWHEDPTMRSLIRQRGRIDTVSERQDTHLGEMTISAVFAAKSGTYRPDMLGTVPPTGTPIYLVTDAILHELLSLFKQQLFYLGHVYGSTPLLPCWFKHFDSGPDGAGEAYHLGIFGKTGSGKSVLAKMILLAYARHREMGLLVIDPQGEFAKDMRHNTGTGSFRLPMQAILQKLGRNVQVISIQNLVLDRWDIFEQILGNSGFFQRLGIKASQNQKQAAEVVREHLEGKKKLTDLHLRETFNSVWETLQKEQNLTRIYGTKDKREQVLTQMRNLNPDTIYQQAWLPITQLFNQRRSDAQTVDHLLENLFTGQGQRAVVVIDLSEERSIASKPTSKNQLTLLEVDEADNTASPSRLVWNDTIQALVMRRLLEGIRHAAEHSYRQNRSLNTLVLIDEAHRIAPREEPSNEEQQAVRTFLIDAVRTTRKYGVGWMFISQTLSSLHREIIEQLRIFFFGFGLSMGTEFRALSELVGGRGNALDLYQLFRDPHSAIDSDSREYSFMTIGPVSPLSFAGTPLFLNVFNNVTDFLKQNNLQ; from the coding sequence ATGTATCAGCATCTCGATCAACTCGTCGATCAGGCCGAGCGGATTGGTGTCATCGGCTCACCTTCCTCCACATCAGAACTTGCGCTCGACATCCTCGCCGGTGCTATTCATAAAAAGCTGATCGGAGAACTGGCGATCTTTCGGTATATGCAAGACGGTATACCCCACTATGCTCTCGGCCAGATCACCGAAATCAAGTTGCGAAACGTGTGGCACGAAGACCCAACCATGCGTAGCTTGATTCGCCAGCGCGGCCGGATCGATACGGTGAGTGAACGGCAAGATACACACCTCGGTGAAATGACGATCAGTGCGGTATTCGCCGCCAAGAGTGGCACGTACCGGCCTGATATGCTAGGCACCGTACCACCAACCGGGACCCCGATTTATTTGGTCACTGACGCTATTTTGCATGAACTTTTGTCGCTCTTCAAACAGCAATTGTTCTACCTTGGGCATGTCTACGGTTCAACCCCTCTATTACCGTGCTGGTTTAAACATTTTGATAGTGGACCCGATGGGGCAGGTGAGGCATACCATCTCGGTATTTTCGGTAAAACCGGATCGGGGAAGTCGGTCCTCGCCAAAATGATCTTGTTGGCGTATGCACGTCATCGTGAAATGGGACTCCTCGTGATCGATCCGCAGGGCGAATTTGCCAAAGATATGCGTCACAATACCGGAACGGGATCTTTCCGTTTACCTATGCAAGCTATCCTGCAAAAGTTGGGAAGAAACGTGCAAGTTATCAGCATTCAAAACTTAGTTCTCGATCGGTGGGACATTTTTGAACAGATTTTGGGTAATTCGGGCTTCTTTCAGCGACTTGGGATCAAAGCCTCACAAAACCAAAAACAGGCCGCTGAAGTTGTGCGAGAGCATTTAGAGGGAAAAAAGAAACTTACCGATCTACACCTTAGAGAAACGTTTAATAGTGTGTGGGAAACCTTACAGAAAGAGCAAAACCTGACCCGAATTTACGGAACCAAAGATAAACGCGAACAAGTACTTACGCAAATGCGTAATCTCAATCCTGATACGATCTATCAGCAGGCGTGGCTACCGATTACCCAATTGTTTAATCAACGTCGCTCAGACGCTCAAACCGTCGACCATTTGTTAGAAAACCTCTTTACCGGTCAAGGTCAACGAGCGGTGGTGGTGATTGATCTCTCAGAGGAACGATCAATTGCATCAAAGCCTACATCCAAGAACCAGCTCACTCTGCTTGAAGTGGACGAAGCTGATAACACCGCGTCGCCATCCCGCCTTGTGTGGAACGACACCATCCAGGCGTTAGTCATGAGACGGCTACTTGAAGGCATTCGCCACGCAGCCGAGCACTCGTACCGGCAAAATCGAAGTCTTAATACCTTGGTTCTTATCGACGAAGCCCACCGCATCGCCCCACGGGAAGAACCGAGCAATGAGGAACAACAAGCGGTGCGCACTTTTTTGATCGATGCCGTGCGCACGACCCGCAAATACGGCGTTGGCTGGATGTTTATCAGCCAAACCCTCTCAAGTCTACACCGCGAAATTATCGAACAACTGCGCATCTTCTTCTTCGGATTCGGCTTGAGTATGGGAACCGAGTTCCGAGCTTTGAGCGAATTAGTTGGTGGACGCGGGAACGCGCTCGATCTCTATCAGCTCTTCCGTGATCCTCATTCTGCTATCGATAGCGATAGTCGTGAGTATTCATTTATGACGATCGGACCGGTTTCACCACTGTCATTCGCCGGCACCCCCCTCTTTTTGAACGTTTTTAATAACGTTACCGATTTTCTAAAGCAGAATAATTTACAATAG
- a CDS encoding DNA double-strand break repair nuclease NurA produces the protein MTELPDCVFGELPAALVDELLNRSADLSQHLLSDFQHLRQQYEQWRHLLTEAKLLGREADLAYPTIPTTCGIDGAYAVERLLASDLVAAAAVAVEGLTPPSETRYWPEPRHRAWIEAEVHDSDTGTILRALMIGFEMQLAHEAPHQVVLLDGSLTTPLIYFNQALNKCRETGHLKTTQYFLERIPAFLTTYHSILQAQRSDRCWISIPKYTTRREIGHHLNWSSAHDDRSVLSFVLAAGEYTQPVSLQQPDEPWHLNVEPSLRPIATEIIQALSTIQVVYYRPFQWLPALRLEMAQAIASNRHRLAEVLHGIRHQCGTPAVLEPYPLYMADRMVKHLAVAIPTLRQIAGQQMAESYQGDINDVFMGLHGYRTESGV, from the coding sequence ATGACAGAGTTGCCTGATTGCGTTTTTGGGGAATTACCCGCCGCGCTCGTCGATGAGTTGCTGAATCGCTCAGCCGATTTGAGTCAGCATCTGCTCAGCGACTTTCAGCACCTCCGCCAGCAGTACGAACAGTGGCGCCATCTCTTGACGGAGGCCAAGCTGCTCGGACGTGAAGCCGATCTCGCGTACCCAACTATCCCTACCACCTGTGGCATTGATGGTGCGTATGCGGTCGAGCGCTTACTCGCCAGTGATCTTGTGGCCGCAGCCGCCGTAGCGGTAGAAGGGCTAACGCCGCCATCCGAAACACGCTACTGGCCAGAACCACGGCATCGAGCGTGGATTGAAGCCGAAGTCCACGACAGCGATACCGGCACTATTCTGCGCGCCTTGATGATAGGGTTTGAAATGCAATTGGCCCACGAGGCGCCCCATCAGGTTGTGTTGCTCGACGGTTCGCTAACGACCCCGCTGATCTACTTTAATCAGGCGTTGAATAAATGTCGCGAGACCGGTCACCTAAAAACCACACAATATTTCTTAGAACGGATTCCAGCCTTTCTTACAACGTATCACTCCATTTTACAAGCCCAACGGAGCGACCGTTGTTGGATCAGCATCCCGAAATACACGACCCGCCGCGAGATTGGTCACCACCTCAATTGGTCATCGGCCCACGACGATCGCAGTGTGCTCAGTTTTGTACTTGCAGCCGGTGAGTATACGCAACCGGTGTCCCTTCAACAGCCCGACGAACCGTGGCACCTCAATGTTGAACCATCACTGCGTCCAATCGCAACCGAGATTATCCAGGCGTTATCTACCATACAGGTGGTCTACTACCGACCGTTCCAGTGGTTACCGGCACTACGACTAGAGATGGCACAGGCAATCGCGAGTAATCGTCATCGCCTCGCCGAGGTACTACACGGGATTCGCCATCAGTGTGGGACCCCAGCAGTACTCGAACCATACCCACTCTACATGGCTGACCGGATGGTTAAACATCTTGCCGTCGCAATCCCAACGTTGCGCCAAATTGCCGGTCAACAAATGGCCGAAAGCTACCAAGGTGACATCAACGACGTTTTTATGGGTTTACACGGCTACCGCACCGAGTCAGGAGTGTAA
- a CDS encoding Druantia anti-phage system protein DruA, whose product MNASELKCLVIQRLQACGFELSHTGALSLQTTEKEAIRLLHQPATNVERAAHQAWLHRHLDRYLPFFADGDEVDPRHIQPELVEVRTKHHANLFRIARLLWSIPLSKGYGRRLRFLVVDQANQKLIGILALQSPPLSFPSRDRLFRYPPNKKTELVNQTMDIQTLGAVPPYDRLLGGKLIAYAAAANEIRAAYRRKYEQRATEMEQRILPPHLVALTTTSAFGRSSIYNRLRYHHLSIAESIGFTEGYGSFHLLELYPLFRAFLEEQGISTRGGFGVGPRRTWQTMVRALERLGLSASLLQHGVKREVFLFRLIDNLEDYLEGRTTEPQYRDLPFATLVAWWRSRWLLPRAERVQWRSWRKEDVRNRLLLAPSEVVYDRVA is encoded by the coding sequence ATGAATGCGAGTGAACTCAAATGTCTCGTCATCCAACGATTACAAGCGTGTGGTTTTGAACTATCGCATACCGGCGCCTTGTCACTCCAAACAACCGAAAAAGAGGCGATCCGGCTCTTGCATCAACCGGCAACCAACGTCGAACGAGCCGCCCATCAAGCCTGGCTGCACCGGCATTTGGATCGGTATCTTCCCTTCTTTGCAGATGGTGACGAGGTTGACCCGAGGCACATCCAACCAGAGCTGGTCGAAGTGCGTACCAAACATCACGCCAATCTCTTTCGGATTGCTCGCTTACTCTGGTCGATTCCGCTCTCGAAAGGATATGGACGACGATTACGCTTTCTCGTTGTTGATCAGGCAAATCAGAAACTGATTGGTATTCTCGCGCTCCAATCACCACCACTGAGTTTTCCATCACGCGATCGCCTGTTTCGCTACCCGCCAAACAAAAAAACCGAGCTGGTGAACCAGACAATGGATATTCAGACCCTCGGCGCCGTCCCGCCATACGATCGCTTGCTGGGTGGAAAACTGATTGCCTATGCGGCCGCAGCGAATGAAATCCGTGCTGCCTACCGGCGAAAATACGAACAACGGGCAACCGAGATGGAACAACGTATCCTACCACCTCACCTCGTTGCCCTCACAACCACCAGTGCGTTTGGACGGAGCAGCATCTACAACCGCTTACGCTATCACCACCTCAGTATTGCCGAGTCGATCGGGTTTACAGAAGGGTACGGCAGCTTTCATCTGCTCGAATTGTATCCACTCTTCCGCGCATTTCTGGAAGAGCAGGGGATTTCAACCCGCGGTGGCTTCGGTGTTGGTCCTCGCCGAACATGGCAAACGATGGTCAGAGCATTGGAACGACTCGGTCTCTCCGCCTCGTTGCTCCAACACGGCGTCAAGCGCGAGGTATTCTTGTTCCGTCTCATTGACAACCTTGAAGATTACCTTGAAGGGAGAACGACCGAACCGCAGTATCGTGATCTCCCCTTCGCAACCTTGGTGGCGTGGTGGCGATCACGCTGGCTGCTCCCACGTGCTGAACGGGTCCAGTGGCGATCGTGGCGTAAAGAAGACGTACGTAATCGGCTCCTACTCGCCCCTAGTGAGGTAGTCTATGACAGAGTTGCCTGA
- a CDS encoding 6-phosphofructokinase: MTNTPIRIGVLTSGGDAPGMNAAVRAVVRTGISHGCEVYAIYEGYKGLIQGGTLIRRMDWSSVGGIIQRGGTIIGTARSAEFRTREGRRQAAANLVTLGIDRLVIIGGDGSLTGADLFRREWPELLAELVAAGTISEAQAAAHPHLRIAGIVGSIDNDFCGTDMTIGADTALHRITEAIDAISSTAASHQRTFVIEVMGRNCGYLALMGAIAGGADWAFIPEMPPQMDDWEQHMCDVLRIGREHGRRDSIVVVAEGACDRHGKPITAHYVKKVLEERLGEDTRVTILGHVQRGGAPSAFDRWMSSLLGATAVEELLNADADAEPKLIGLRENRVVRLPLMTCVSDTRQVAEAIAQHDYERAIAMRGNSFVEAYRTLGTLIQSQPSPPDRLRRGHRFAVMHSGGPAPGMNTAVRAAVRIGIDRGHTMLGVRNGFQGLIDGDIFEMDWMSVSGWATMGGAELGTNRKIPQGSELYQIARNIERFGIDGILMIGGWAGYQAAYKLYSERHIFPAFNIPIICLPATIDNNLPGSELSLGADTALNSIVHAVDRIKQSAVASRRCFIVEVMGRDCGYLALMSGLATGAERVYLPEEGINLRTLQSDLDEMMEWFRRGKRLSLIIRNEKANPIYTTSFICSLFEEEGGKLFEVRQAILGHLQQGGDPSPFDRIQATRLAVRCIEFLIEHADRQEPVGAFIGYRGGKVQVHPIEDMPRLMDPVHARPREQWWLALRQMTRLLTTPPVFHQVEQK; encoded by the coding sequence ATGACCAACACACCTATTCGGATTGGAGTATTGACCAGCGGTGGCGATGCACCAGGCATGAATGCCGCAGTACGCGCGGTGGTCCGTACCGGAATTAGTCACGGCTGCGAAGTATACGCTATCTACGAGGGATATAAGGGTCTGATCCAAGGCGGCACGTTGATCCGACGAATGGATTGGAGTTCGGTCGGTGGGATTATCCAGCGCGGGGGGACGATCATCGGGACGGCGCGCAGTGCTGAGTTCCGGACGCGAGAAGGACGACGGCAGGCAGCGGCGAATCTGGTGACACTCGGGATTGACCGATTGGTGATTATCGGTGGTGATGGCAGCTTGACCGGGGCCGATCTTTTTCGTCGAGAGTGGCCGGAGTTGTTGGCCGAGTTGGTAGCGGCGGGTACGATTAGCGAAGCCCAAGCGGCGGCGCATCCGCATTTACGCATTGCCGGGATTGTGGGGAGCATCGACAATGATTTCTGTGGCACCGACATGACTATTGGTGCCGATACCGCTCTCCACCGGATTACCGAGGCGATTGATGCAATTAGCTCAACGGCAGCCAGCCATCAGCGTACCTTTGTGATCGAAGTCATGGGGCGCAATTGTGGCTATCTGGCGCTCATGGGAGCGATTGCCGGTGGCGCCGATTGGGCGTTTATCCCAGAGATGCCACCGCAGATGGACGACTGGGAGCAGCACATGTGTGATGTGTTGCGGATCGGGCGTGAGCATGGGCGGCGCGATAGCATTGTAGTGGTGGCTGAAGGTGCGTGCGATCGTCACGGTAAGCCGATTACAGCTCACTATGTCAAGAAGGTCCTTGAGGAGCGCTTAGGTGAGGATACGCGCGTGACTATTCTCGGCCACGTGCAACGTGGTGGTGCGCCGAGTGCATTTGATCGCTGGATGAGTTCGTTGTTGGGAGCAACAGCCGTTGAAGAGTTGCTGAACGCGGATGCCGATGCTGAGCCGAAGCTGATCGGTTTGCGGGAAAATCGGGTCGTGCGGTTGCCGCTCATGACGTGCGTGAGCGATACGCGGCAGGTGGCTGAGGCCATTGCTCAACACGATTATGAGCGGGCTATCGCGATGCGTGGGAATAGTTTTGTCGAGGCGTATCGTACCCTTGGGACCCTCATCCAGTCCCAGCCCTCGCCCCCCGACCGCTTGCGGCGCGGTCACCGGTTCGCTGTGATGCACAGTGGTGGTCCGGCGCCGGGAATGAATACCGCGGTCCGGGCAGCAGTACGGATCGGGATTGATCGCGGTCATACGATGCTTGGGGTGCGTAACGGCTTTCAGGGCCTGATCGATGGCGATATCTTTGAAATGGACTGGATGAGTGTCAGTGGTTGGGCGACGATGGGCGGCGCCGAACTCGGTACCAATCGTAAGATTCCCCAAGGGAGCGAACTGTACCAAATCGCGCGCAATATCGAACGATTCGGGATCGATGGGATCTTGATGATCGGTGGTTGGGCCGGTTATCAGGCAGCGTACAAACTCTACAGCGAGCGGCATATTTTTCCGGCGTTCAATATTCCTATCATTTGCTTGCCGGCAACGATTGATAACAATCTACCCGGTTCTGAACTTAGCTTGGGGGCCGATACAGCACTCAATAGCATCGTTCATGCGGTTGATCGGATTAAGCAATCGGCGGTGGCCTCCCGGCGGTGTTTTATTGTCGAGGTGATGGGGCGCGATTGTGGGTATCTTGCGCTGATGAGCGGTCTCGCCACCGGCGCCGAACGGGTCTATCTGCCTGAAGAGGGGATTAACTTGCGCACGTTGCAATCCGATCTCGATGAGATGATGGAGTGGTTCCGACGTGGTAAACGGTTGAGTCTGATTATCCGCAACGAGAAGGCTAATCCGATCTATACGACCTCGTTTATCTGCTCACTGTTTGAAGAAGAGGGCGGCAAGCTGTTTGAGGTGCGGCAGGCAATTCTCGGTCATTTGCAGCAGGGTGGTGATCCATCACCGTTTGATCGGATTCAGGCAACACGCCTGGCCGTCCGCTGTATTGAGTTTCTGATCGAGCATGCCGATCGGCAGGAGCCGGTGGGTGCTTTTATCGGGTATCGTGGCGGTAAGGTGCAGGTGCATCCAATTGAGGATATGCCGCGGCTGATGGATCCGGTCCATGCGCGTCCGCGTGAGCAGTGGTGGTTGGCGTTACGCCAGATGACGCGGTTGCTAACGACGCCGCCGGTGTTTCATCAAGTTGAGCAGAAGTGA
- a CDS encoding single-stranded DNA-binding protein, with product MAKDLNKVQLTGHLGADPEMRYTAQGSPVTTFRVASNRTWRDKDGHSHEETEWFRIVAWDKLGEICNQYLTKGTRVYIEGRLQTRKWVDRDGQERYTTEVIAQDMIILSSKGERGPVPDAEPVYDEPVDEPVRRTPPPSPPNPRPANNSPSTRAPVNRAPSRNQPQPLDDEDIPF from the coding sequence ATGGCAAAGGATCTGAACAAGGTACAACTAACGGGTCATCTCGGCGCCGATCCCGAGATGCGGTACACGGCACAAGGCAGCCCTGTAACCACCTTCCGGGTCGCGAGCAACCGCACGTGGCGTGACAAAGACGGCCATTCCCACGAAGAGACCGAATGGTTCCGCATTGTCGCGTGGGATAAACTCGGTGAAATCTGCAACCAATACCTTACCAAAGGTACTCGCGTTTACATCGAGGGGCGCCTACAAACGCGCAAATGGGTCGATCGCGACGGCCAAGAGCGCTACACCACCGAGGTCATTGCCCAAGACATGATCATTCTATCGAGCAAGGGTGAACGTGGACCGGTACCGGACGCCGAGCCGGTCTACGACGAGCCGGTCGACGAGCCGGTTCGTCGCACACCGCCTCCTTCACCGCCTAATCCACGCCCGGCTAATAACTCACCATCCACCCGCGCACCGGTTAACCGAGCACCGTCACGCAATCAGCCACAACCGCTCGATGATGAGGATATTCCGTTTTAG
- a CDS encoding Lrp/AsnC family transcriptional regulator, with protein sequence MVTAFVFITCEPQRISDLAQEIAELPNVAEVYSVTGDYDIIAVLRVNAYESLDDTVPGGIARLPGVRHTTTVLAFRRYSRRDLEVGFDIGLS encoded by the coding sequence ATGGTGACAGCGTTTGTATTTATTACCTGCGAACCGCAACGGATCAGCGACCTTGCCCAAGAGATCGCCGAACTACCCAACGTTGCCGAAGTGTATTCAGTTACCGGCGACTACGACATCATCGCCGTCTTGCGCGTCAACGCTTACGAATCACTCGACGACACCGTACCCGGTGGCATCGCTCGCCTACCCGGCGTGCGCCACACAACGACAGTACTAGCCTTCCGCCGTTATTCACGGCGAGATCTCGAAGTCGGGTTTGACATCGGGTTATCGTAG